In Archangium violaceum, the following are encoded in one genomic region:
- a CDS encoding SDR family NAD(P)-dependent oxidoreductase yields the protein MDTPKTAAVVGAGPGLGAALARRFAREGYAVGLFARSESSLLPVRQELEKTGGRAGVYVADAADEASLRSAFARMRAELGAPEVCIYNAGTYAMAGLLELTPEQFESSWKIGCMGGFLTAREVVPAMLERGRGTLLFTGATASLRGAARFSAFAVGKFGLRALAQSLARELGPKGIHVAHVVIDGMIDTQRVRNMMPGREASTMLSPDAIAETYWQLHRQDPSAWTQELDVRPAAEKF from the coding sequence ATGGACACACCCAAGACAGCCGCGGTGGTGGGAGCAGGCCCGGGACTGGGGGCGGCGCTGGCGCGTCGCTTCGCCCGGGAGGGATATGCGGTGGGCCTGTTCGCCCGGAGCGAGTCGAGCCTGCTCCCGGTGCGACAGGAGCTCGAGAAGACAGGAGGACGCGCGGGCGTCTACGTGGCGGACGCGGCGGACGAGGCCTCGCTGCGGTCCGCCTTCGCCAGGATGCGCGCGGAGCTCGGCGCGCCGGAGGTCTGCATCTACAACGCGGGGACGTACGCGATGGCGGGGCTCCTGGAGCTGACGCCGGAGCAGTTCGAGTCCTCGTGGAAGATAGGCTGCATGGGCGGCTTCCTCACGGCACGTGAGGTGGTGCCGGCGATGCTGGAGCGCGGGAGGGGCACGCTGCTGTTCACGGGGGCCACGGCCTCGCTGCGAGGCGCGGCGCGGTTCTCGGCGTTCGCGGTGGGGAAGTTCGGACTGAGGGCACTGGCCCAATCGCTGGCGCGCGAGCTCGGGCCCAAGGGCATCCACGTGGCCCACGTCGTCATCGACGGGATGATCGACACGCAGCGTGTACGGAACATGATGCCGGGCCGCGAGGCGTCGACGATGCTGTCACCGGACGCCATCGCGGAGACGTACTGGCAGCTGCACCGCCAGGACCCCTCCGCGTGGACGCAGGAGCTGGACGTGCGCCCCGCGGCGGAGAAGTTCTAG
- a CDS encoding DUF1338 domain-containing protein, which yields MSSDATRLLDLLWERYAAEVPYARTFVQLSGGSFRNDHVALRSLARPGGGIALFSRVFERFGWKPAGQYTFPDTHLSAIHMSHPEGLPRVFISELHADKLSPEAQRILSSLLVDPPPPDSIEALADWFSAPPPPDESALLALEKESQYGAWLLAFGRKVNHFTGSVDDVDVWQRRMREAGVPMKSDIEGEPGSALRQTATRAASVSIRLKDGSTRGWPYAYFEIAQRAPGFDGFLGPQARALFDMTKR from the coding sequence ATGAGCTCCGACGCCACCCGTCTCCTGGACTTGCTGTGGGAACGCTACGCCGCGGAGGTGCCCTACGCGCGCACCTTCGTCCAGCTCTCCGGGGGCAGCTTCCGCAACGACCACGTCGCGCTCCGCTCCCTCGCCCGGCCCGGTGGTGGCATCGCGCTCTTCTCCCGGGTCTTCGAGCGCTTCGGCTGGAAGCCCGCGGGTCAGTACACCTTCCCCGATACGCACCTCTCCGCCATCCATATGTCCCACCCGGAGGGGCTGCCCCGCGTCTTCATCTCCGAGCTCCATGCCGACAAGCTCTCGCCCGAGGCCCAGCGCATCCTCTCCTCGCTCCTCGTCGACCCGCCGCCGCCCGACTCCATCGAGGCGCTCGCCGACTGGTTCTCCGCTCCGCCCCCGCCCGACGAGTCGGCGCTGCTCGCCCTGGAGAAGGAGTCCCAGTACGGCGCGTGGCTGCTCGCCTTCGGCCGCAAGGTGAACCACTTCACCGGCTCCGTGGACGACGTGGACGTGTGGCAGCGGCGCATGCGCGAGGCCGGTGTGCCCATGAAGAGCGACATCGAGGGCGAGCCGGGCAGCGCCCTCCGCCAGACGGCCACCCGCGCCGCCTCCGTCTCCATCCGGCTCAAGGATGGGAGCACGCGCGGCTGGCCCTATGCGTACTTCGAGATCGCCCAGCGCGCTCCCGGCTTCGATGGCTTCCTCGGCCCCCAGGCCCGCGCGCTCTTCGACATGACGAAGCGCTAG